A window of the Miscanthus floridulus cultivar M001 chromosome 14, ASM1932011v1, whole genome shotgun sequence genome harbors these coding sequences:
- the LOC136503027 gene encoding glycine-rich cell wall structural protein 1.0-like, translating into MLSARPAGAHGASRGRAGRGGGPPAGVAEGKRGRPGTRWPRGWATGGRGQGRAGPAGDALAVGVGHRRAWPGACEADRGRAGRGVGHRRGWPGGGGGARPPGEAGDDAASTTTALGGPGCCSGGAGQGGGRLRRRGDGAGAGYGGAVTGRGRGRGCGGAGDRRRREEGDAGRARARRKADWAVRGLCGLGLFRGPRSGLSAKCQQGQLYVAAMFVTGAMRRRHLPGMAFHSVPADVVN; encoded by the exons ATGCTCTCTGCACGGCCGGCAGGGGCGCACGGGGCCAGCCGGGGGCGCGCTGGCCGCGGGGGTGGGCCACCAGCGGGCGTGGCCGAGGGCAAGCGGGGCCGGCCGGGGACGCGCTGGCCGCGGGGGTGGGCCACCGGCGGGCGTGGCCAGGGGCGCGCGGGGCCGGCCGGGGACGCGCTGGCCGTGGGGGTGGGCCACCGGCGGGCGTGGCCGGGGGCGTGCGAGGCCGACCGGGGACGCGCTGGCCGCGGGGTGGGCCACCGGCGGGGGTGGCCggggggcggcggcggtgcccgACCACCGGGCGAGGCGGGGGACGACGCGgcctcgacgacgacggcgctcggCGGGCCAGgctgctgctccggcggcgcGGGACAGGGCGGGGGCCGCCTCCGGCGGCGCGGGGATGGGGCGGGGGCGGGCTACGGTGGCGCGGTgacggggcgggggcgggggagaggctgcggcggcgcgggggaCCGGCGGCGGCGAGAGGAAGGGGATGCGGGGCGCGCGCGGGCGAGAAGAAAGGCTGACTGGGCCGTGAGGGGCTTATGTGGACTGGGCCTTTtccgagggcccagatccgggctctcggcaaa atgtcaacaggggcaGCTCTATGTTGCGGCcatgttcgtcactggcgccatgcgcaggcgtcatctgccgggcatggcgttccactccgtcccggcTGACGTCGTGAACTGA